The proteins below come from a single Perca flavescens isolate YP-PL-M2 chromosome 8, PFLA_1.0, whole genome shotgun sequence genomic window:
- the LOC114560689 gene encoding ETS domain-containing protein Elk-3 — translation MDSAITLWQFLLQLLLDQSHKHLICWTSTDGEFKLLKSEEVAKLWGLRKNKTNMNYDKLSRALRYYYDKNIIKKVIGQKFVYKFVSFPEILKMDPQAVEMGLASGRFPLQEGEASELEVEEEEEEEGEEEAQRMTLAALGAQQCRNDYLRSGLYSSFSISSLQNQPELLRALRERQEEPRSVIRFGTNGNERSSPSSAKPESYVSPKPSKLRSPSSPHTQPGQVWSPIAKEEEEDSDLSAQPLNLSSGHRERALQPPEKRSSGRSSSTSSSSNQGDRLPPKSKKPKALEISSPSLLFAGSDIGSIALNSPALPSGSLTPAFFTAQTPSGLLLAHSPLLSGIHFWSSLSPVAPLSPARLQGHSSLFQFPSLINGHMPVPLPNLEGTPSSLLLSPTTHKS, via the exons ATGGACAGCGCCATCACTCTGTGGCAgttcctgctgcagctgctgctcgACCAAAGTCACAAGCACCTGATATGTTGGACATCCACAGACGGAGAGTTCAAGCTCCTGAAGTCAGAGGAAGTGGCCAAGTTGTGGGGGCTACGCAAGAACAAGACCAACATGAACTACGACAAGCTGAGCAGAGCCCTGCGCTATTACTATGACAAG aacatCATTAAGAAGGTGATTGGCCAGAAGTTTGTCTACAAGTTTGTGTCCTTCCCTGAGATCCTGAAGATGGACCCTCAGGCGGTGGAGATGGGCCTGGCTTCTGGAAGGTTTCCTCTCCAGGAAGGAGAGGCCTCTGAGCTggaggtagaggaggaggaagaagaggaaggggaggaggaggcccAGAGGATGACCCTGGCAGCCCTGGGGGCGCAGCAGTGTCGGAATGACTACCTCCGCTCGGGTCTCTACTCCTCCTTCAGCATCAGCTCCCTGCAGAACCAGCCCGAGCTGCTCCGCGCCCTGCGGGAGCGCCAGGAGGAGCCGCGCTCCGTTATCCGCTTTGGCACCAACGGCAATGAAAGGAGCTCCCCTTCCTCTGCCAAGCCTGAGTCCTACGTCTCCCCCAAGCCATCCAAACTCCGCTCCCCGTCCTCTCCCCACACCCAACCCGGCCAAGTGTGGAGCCCCATAGccaaggaggaagaggaggactcTGACCTGAGCGCTCAGCCCCTCAACCTCTCCTCTGGGCACAGGGAGCGAGCCCTGCAGCCTCCTGAGAAGAGGAGCAGTGGCAGAAGTAGCTCcaccagtagtagtagtaaccAAGGAGATAGACTCCcaccaaaaagcaaaaaaccCAAAGCTCTGGAGATCTCATCCCCCTCCCTGCTGTTCGCAGGGAGCGACATCGGCTCCATCGCTCTCAACAGTCCGGCGCTGCCGTCTGGCTCCCTCACTCCGGCCTTCTTCACTGCACAG ACTCCCTCTGGTTTGCTGCTGGCTCACAGTCCGCTGTTGTCAGGCATCCACTTCTGGAGCAGTTTGAGCCCCGTTGCTCCGCTCAGCCCCGCCCGGCTGCAGGGCCACA
- the hal gene encoding histidine ammonia-lyase isoform X1, which translates to MPCFTVHIRDEWLAVPCRDTTNTIRWLGQEALKRYVKNKPDNGGITAVKDTRFVVRRCQGLGLLDADDTVEDVLEDNDFVELAIEGDTMSPDFIPYEPGVSHLTAAYREPAEYISLDGNTLTSTDLVNLGRGLYKIKLTHEAERKVVQARELLDTIVKENKVVYGITTGFGKFARTVIPVSKLKELQENLVRSHSAGVGNPLSPERTRMLLALRINVLAKGYSGISLETLHTMIQAFNASCLSFVPEKGTVGASGDLAPLSHLALGLIGEGKMWSPKSGWADAKYVLEAHGLKPISLKPKEGLALINGTQMITSLGAEAVERAQAIARQADIIAALTLEVLKGTTKAFDSDIHSLRPHPGQIEVALRFRSLLDSDHHPSEIAESHRFCDRVQDAYTMRCCPQVHGVTNDTITFVQNIINTEINSATDNPMVFAERGETISGGNFHGEYPAKALDFLAIAVHELASISERRTERLCNPSLSELPAFLVNEGGLNSGFMIAHCTAAALVSENKVLCHPSSVDSLSTSAATEDHVSMGGWAARKALRVVEHVEQGNAFQNPVLAIELLAACQGIEFLRPLRTTTPLEKVYDLVRSVVKPWIKDRFMSPDIEAVHRLLLDQKVWHVAKPYIDKYQTEYIPESRPGSPTAFSLEPPASPRKRVRHE; encoded by the exons ATGCCTTGTTTTACTGTCCACATCCGAGATGAGTGGCTGGCAGTGCCCTGCCGTGATACCACCAACACCATCCGGTGGCTCGGACAAGAAGCTCTTAAACGTTACGTGAAGAACAAACCAGACAACGGTGGCATCACGGCTGTAAAGGACACTCGTTTTGTTGTGCGCAGGTGCCAGGGTTTGGGTTTGTTGGACGCTGATGACACTGTCGAGGATGTACTGGAGGATAATGACTTTGTCGAGCTCG CTATTGAAGGCGACACCATGTCTCCCGACTTTATCCCGTATGAGCCTGGAGTTTCTCACCT CACAGCAGCATACAGGGAACCTGCAGAG TACATTTCCTTGGACGGCAACACGCTGACATCGACAGATCTGGTCAACTTAGGAAGGGGACTCTACAAGATAAAG CTGACTCATGAGgcagaaagaaaagttgtgcaAGCCAGAGAGCTTTTGGACACCATTGTCAAAGAAAACAAAG TTGTTTATGGAATCACAACAGGTTTTGGCAAATTTGCCCGAACAGTCATTCCTGTCAGCAAGCTCAA GGAGCTGCAGGAGAACTTGGTGCGGTCACACTCAGCAG GTGTTGGAAACCCGCTAAGCCCAGAAAGGACTCGCATGCTGCTCGCTCTGAGGATCAATGTTCTGGCCAAAGGGTACAGCGGAATTTCTCTGGAAACCCTTCATACCATGATCCAAGCCTTTAATG cttcctgcctCTCCTTCGTCCCAGAGAAGGGAACAGTGGGTGCTAGTGGAGACCTGGCACCCCTTTCTCACCTGGCCCTGGGACTGATCGGAGAGGGTAAAATGTGGTCTCCCAAGAGCGGATGGGCAGATGCCAAATAT GTCCTGGAGGCCCATGGACTGAAGCCAATATCCCTAAAGCCTAAAGAG GGTCTTGCTCTGATCAACGGGACCCAGATGATCACCTCTCTGGGGGCAGAGGCTGTGGAGCGAGCCCAGGCGATTGCTCGGCAGGCAGACATCATTGCTGCTTTGACCCTGGAGGTGCTAAAGGGAACCACCAAGGCCTTTGACAGTG ACATCCATTCGCTGCGGCCCCACCCAGGACAGATCGAGGTGGCCCTGCGCTTCCGCTCGCTGCTGGACTCTGATCACCATCCATCCGAGATAGCAG AGAGCCACCGGTTCTGTGACAGAGTCCAGGATGCCTACACCATGCGATGCTGTCCTCAG GTTCATGGAGTCACCAATGACACAATAACATTTGTCCAAAACATCATCAATACAGAAATCAACAGCGCCACTGACAATCCT ATGGTATTTGCAGAAAGAGGTGAGACCATTTCAGGTGGGAATTTCCATGGCGAATACCCAGCTAAG GCTCTGGACTTTTTAGCCATTGCAGTCCATGAGCTGGCCTCCATAAGTGAGAGGAGGACCGAAAGGTTGTGTAACCCCTCTCTGAGTGAGCTGCCTGCCTTCCTCGTCAACGAGGGAGGACTTAACTCAGGCTTCATGATTGCTCATTGCACCGCTGCTGCCTTGG TTTCAGAGAATAAAGTTTTGTGTCATCCATCGTCTGTGGACTCCTTGTCCACTAGTGCTGCCACAGAGGACCATGTGTCCATGGGAGGCTGGGCTGCTAGGAAGGCCCTGAGGGTCGTGGAGCATGTGGAGCAAGGTAATGCTTTTCAAAATCCAG TTCTTGCTATAGAGCTGTTGGCAGCCTGTCAGGGTATTGAGTTCCTCCGCCCACTTCGTACCACCACTCCATTGGAGAAGGTCTATGACCTTGTGCGCAGCGTTGTCAA ACCCTGGATTAAAGACCGATTCATGTCTCCGGACATTGAAGCTGTTCACCGTCTTCTACTTGATCAGAAG GTGTGGCATGTGGCCAAGCCTTATATCGACAAGTATCAGACAGAGTACATCCCAGAGTCCCGTCCCGGCTCTCCTACTGCCTTCTCTCTGGAGCCTCCAGCATCACCGAGGAAGCGTGTTCGTCATGAGTGA
- the hal gene encoding histidine ammonia-lyase isoform X2, with the protein MPCFTVHIRDEWLAVPCRDTTNTIRWLGQEALKRYVKNKPDNGGITAVKDTRFVVRRCQGLGLLDADDTVEDVLEDNDFVELAIEGDTMSPDFIPYEPGVSHLTAAYREPAEYISLDGNTLTSTDLVNLGRGLYKIKLTHEAERKVVQARELLDTIVKENKVVYGITTGFGKFARTVIPVSKLKELQENLVRSHSAGVGNPLSPERTRMLLALRINVLAKGYSGISLETLHTMIQAFNASCLSFVPEKGTVGASGDLAPLSHLALGLIGEGKMWSPKSGWADAKYVLEAHGLKPISLKPKEGLALINGTQMITSLGAEAVERAQAIARQADIIAALTLEVLKGTTKAFDSDIHSLRPHPGQIEVALRFRSLLDSDHHPSEIAESHRFCDRVQDAYTMRCCPQVHGVTNDTITFVQNIINTEINSATDNPMVFAERGETISGGNFHGEYPAKALDFLAIAVHELASISERRTERLCNPSLSELPAFLVNEGGLNSGFMIAHCTAAALVSENKVLCHPSSVDSLSTSAATEDHVSMGGWAARKALRVVEHVEQVLAIELLAACQGIEFLRPLRTTTPLEKVYDLVRSVVKPWIKDRFMSPDIEAVHRLLLDQKVWHVAKPYIDKYQTEYIPESRPGSPTAFSLEPPASPRKRVRHE; encoded by the exons ATGCCTTGTTTTACTGTCCACATCCGAGATGAGTGGCTGGCAGTGCCCTGCCGTGATACCACCAACACCATCCGGTGGCTCGGACAAGAAGCTCTTAAACGTTACGTGAAGAACAAACCAGACAACGGTGGCATCACGGCTGTAAAGGACACTCGTTTTGTTGTGCGCAGGTGCCAGGGTTTGGGTTTGTTGGACGCTGATGACACTGTCGAGGATGTACTGGAGGATAATGACTTTGTCGAGCTCG CTATTGAAGGCGACACCATGTCTCCCGACTTTATCCCGTATGAGCCTGGAGTTTCTCACCT CACAGCAGCATACAGGGAACCTGCAGAG TACATTTCCTTGGACGGCAACACGCTGACATCGACAGATCTGGTCAACTTAGGAAGGGGACTCTACAAGATAAAG CTGACTCATGAGgcagaaagaaaagttgtgcaAGCCAGAGAGCTTTTGGACACCATTGTCAAAGAAAACAAAG TTGTTTATGGAATCACAACAGGTTTTGGCAAATTTGCCCGAACAGTCATTCCTGTCAGCAAGCTCAA GGAGCTGCAGGAGAACTTGGTGCGGTCACACTCAGCAG GTGTTGGAAACCCGCTAAGCCCAGAAAGGACTCGCATGCTGCTCGCTCTGAGGATCAATGTTCTGGCCAAAGGGTACAGCGGAATTTCTCTGGAAACCCTTCATACCATGATCCAAGCCTTTAATG cttcctgcctCTCCTTCGTCCCAGAGAAGGGAACAGTGGGTGCTAGTGGAGACCTGGCACCCCTTTCTCACCTGGCCCTGGGACTGATCGGAGAGGGTAAAATGTGGTCTCCCAAGAGCGGATGGGCAGATGCCAAATAT GTCCTGGAGGCCCATGGACTGAAGCCAATATCCCTAAAGCCTAAAGAG GGTCTTGCTCTGATCAACGGGACCCAGATGATCACCTCTCTGGGGGCAGAGGCTGTGGAGCGAGCCCAGGCGATTGCTCGGCAGGCAGACATCATTGCTGCTTTGACCCTGGAGGTGCTAAAGGGAACCACCAAGGCCTTTGACAGTG ACATCCATTCGCTGCGGCCCCACCCAGGACAGATCGAGGTGGCCCTGCGCTTCCGCTCGCTGCTGGACTCTGATCACCATCCATCCGAGATAGCAG AGAGCCACCGGTTCTGTGACAGAGTCCAGGATGCCTACACCATGCGATGCTGTCCTCAG GTTCATGGAGTCACCAATGACACAATAACATTTGTCCAAAACATCATCAATACAGAAATCAACAGCGCCACTGACAATCCT ATGGTATTTGCAGAAAGAGGTGAGACCATTTCAGGTGGGAATTTCCATGGCGAATACCCAGCTAAG GCTCTGGACTTTTTAGCCATTGCAGTCCATGAGCTGGCCTCCATAAGTGAGAGGAGGACCGAAAGGTTGTGTAACCCCTCTCTGAGTGAGCTGCCTGCCTTCCTCGTCAACGAGGGAGGACTTAACTCAGGCTTCATGATTGCTCATTGCACCGCTGCTGCCTTGG TTTCAGAGAATAAAGTTTTGTGTCATCCATCGTCTGTGGACTCCTTGTCCACTAGTGCTGCCACAGAGGACCATGTGTCCATGGGAGGCTGGGCTGCTAGGAAGGCCCTGAGGGTCGTGGAGCATGTGGAGCAAG TTCTTGCTATAGAGCTGTTGGCAGCCTGTCAGGGTATTGAGTTCCTCCGCCCACTTCGTACCACCACTCCATTGGAGAAGGTCTATGACCTTGTGCGCAGCGTTGTCAA ACCCTGGATTAAAGACCGATTCATGTCTCCGGACATTGAAGCTGTTCACCGTCTTCTACTTGATCAGAAG GTGTGGCATGTGGCCAAGCCTTATATCGACAAGTATCAGACAGAGTACATCCCAGAGTCCCGTCCCGGCTCTCCTACTGCCTTCTCTCTGGAGCCTCCAGCATCACCGAGGAAGCGTGTTCGTCATGAGTGA
- the LOC114559673 gene encoding netrin-4 isoform X2, whose translation MRLWTLLVIIPVCASSPLSAETSKSKGPAAVESRCSGRACNPLMGNLAQGRVLRTQSVCGSNSSEPYCVYKESASPRSRESCSAAKCSKCNSAIPSQAHPPSAMSDSTFRYPDSWWQSAEGVKEETLQLDLETEFLLTHLILVFRSPRPAAMVLERSQDHGHTWRASRYFARDCEEAFGLSEGSPIGESGATCTSKYSGASPCTRGEVIYRALSPWHSVDPYGPAAQDQLMITNLRVRLLQRQQCPCKAKHPGAAVLPTDHYAIYDFIVKGSCLCNGHADNCLPAGGYQSSQQKTDNMVHGKCVCRHNTAGDHCERCAPLYNDQPWQAANGIIGTPHECQTCSCHPVGSVLSGGSTLCNPSSGECTCKPGVGGPSCDSCMLGYWGLHEYGCRPCDCTGDCDPYTGDCISGSDVEVFYTAAGHMGHSSNNSETALFRAEELFSALHHSVKCKCVEVTLGSPKLFCAAEYDYVLVVKVMSAHDKGSHAEVEVKVKKVLYQKPQMKIQRGSVTLYPESWTTQGCTCPILNPGSEYVVAGHEDWKTGRLMINTKSLVKPWKSTLGRKILHILGKDCGRW comes from the exons ATGAGACTGTGGACTTTACTTGTCATTATCCCGGTGTGCGCATCCTCTCCTCTGTCAGCCG AAACGTCTAAATCCAAAGGTCCAGCTGCTgtggagagccgctgctccggCCGAGCCTGCAACCCGCTGATGGGCAACTTGGCCCAGGGCAGAGTGCTGAGGACGCAGTCGGTCTGCGGCTCCAACTCCTCGGAGCCCTACTGTGTCTACAAAGAGAGCGCTTCCCCCCGTAGCAGGGAGTCCTGCTCGGCCGCAAAATGCAGCAAGTGCAACTCCGCTATCCCCAGCCAAGCGCACCCCCCCTCTGCCATGAGCGACTCTACTTTCCGCTACCCTGACTCTTGGTGGCAGTCGGCAGAGGGGGTGAAGGAGGAGACGCTCCAGCTCGACCTGGAGACGGAGTTCCTCCTCACCCATCTCATCCTGGTGTTCCGCTCACCCCGCCCCGCTGCAATGGTGCTGGAGCGTTCGCAAGACCACGGGCACACATGGAGGGCCAGCAGGTATTTTGCCAGGGACTGTGAGGAGGCGTTTGGCCTGTCAGAGGGGTCGCCAATCGGGGAGAGTGGCGCAACTTGCACCTCCAAGTATTCAGGAGCTTCCCCTTGCACCAGAGGAGAG GTGATCTATCGAGCTTTGTCGCCCTGGCACTCAGTGGATCCGTATGGACCAGCTGCCCAGGACCAGCTCATGATCACCAACCTCAGAGTCCGTCTGCTGCAGCGCCAGCAGTGTCCCTGCAAGGCCAAACATCCTGGTGCCGCTGTCCTCCCCACAGATCACTATGCCATCTATGATTTTATTGTCAAAGGCAGTTGCCTTTGCAATGGTCATGCTGACAACTGTTTACCAGCCGGGGGCTACCAATCCAGCCAACAGAAGACTGACAACATG GTCCATGGCAAGTGCGTCTGCAGACACAACACAGCAGGTGACCACTGCGAGCGCTGTGCACCTCTCTACAATGACCAACCCTGGCAGGCTGCCAATGGCATCATAGGAACACCGCATGAGTGCCAGA CCTGTTCCTGTCACCCTGTAGGCTCCGTACTCTCAGGAGGTAGCACGCTCTGTAACCCTAGCAGTGGGGAGTGCACTTGTAAGCCCGGTGTCGGAGGCCCCAGCTGTGACAGCTGCATGCTGGGATACTGGGGGCTTCATGAATACGGCTGCCGTCCATGTGACTGCACAGGGGACTGTGACCCCTACACCGGTGACTGCATTTCTGG CTCAGATGTGGAGGTCTTCTATACAGCCGCCGGCCACATGGGACACAGCAGCAATAATAGTGAGACGGCACTCTTTAGGGCAGAGGAGCTTTTCTCTGCACTGCACCACTCTG tgAAATGCAAGTGTGTAGAAGTAACCCTTGGCAGCCCTAAACTCTTCTGTGCTGCGGAGTATGACTATG TGCTGGTTGTGAAGGTAATGTCAGCTCACGATAAAGGCTCCCATGCAGAGGTAGAGGTTAAAGTCAAGAAGGTCTTGTACCAGAAGCCTCAGATGAAGATCCAGAGGGGAAGCGTCACCCTTTACCCAGAGTCTTGGACCACCCAGGGCTGTACCTGTCCTATCCTCAATCCAG GATCTGAGTATGTAGTGGCTGGTCATGAGGACTGGAAGACCGGCCGTCTGATGATCAACACCAAGAGCCTGGTTAAACCATGGAAGTCAACCCTGGGACGCAAAATCCTCCACATCCTAGGAAAAGACTGTGGCCGCTGGTAG
- the LOC114559673 gene encoding netrin-4 isoform X1 produces the protein MRLWTLLVIIPVCASSPLSAETSKSKGPAAVESRCSGRACNPLMGNLAQGRVLRTQSVCGSNSSEPYCVYKESASPRSRESCSAAKCSKCNSAIPSQAHPPSAMSDSTFRYPDSWWQSAEGVKEETLQLDLETEFLLTHLILVFRSPRPAAMVLERSQDHGHTWRASRYFARDCEEAFGLSEGSPIGESGATCTSKYSGASPCTRGEVIYRALSPWHSVDPYGPAAQDQLMITNLRVRLLQRQQCPCKAKHPGAAVLPTDHYAIYDFIVKGSCLCNGHADNCLPAGGYQSSQQKTDNMVHGKCVCRHNTAGDHCERCAPLYNDQPWQAANGIIGTPHECQKCKCNGHAKSCHFSREWWLATGRQSGGVCDNCRHNTEGRHCQNCKKGFFRDPSQPKTAPDSCKACSCHPVGSVLSGGSTLCNPSSGECTCKPGVGGPSCDSCMLGYWGLHEYGCRPCDCTGDCDPYTGDCISGSDVEVFYTAAGHMGHSSNNSETALFRAEELFSALHHSVKCKCVEVTLGSPKLFCAAEYDYVLVVKVMSAHDKGSHAEVEVKVKKVLYQKPQMKIQRGSVTLYPESWTTQGCTCPILNPGSEYVVAGHEDWKTGRLMINTKSLVKPWKSTLGRKILHILGKDCGRW, from the exons ATGAGACTGTGGACTTTACTTGTCATTATCCCGGTGTGCGCATCCTCTCCTCTGTCAGCCG AAACGTCTAAATCCAAAGGTCCAGCTGCTgtggagagccgctgctccggCCGAGCCTGCAACCCGCTGATGGGCAACTTGGCCCAGGGCAGAGTGCTGAGGACGCAGTCGGTCTGCGGCTCCAACTCCTCGGAGCCCTACTGTGTCTACAAAGAGAGCGCTTCCCCCCGTAGCAGGGAGTCCTGCTCGGCCGCAAAATGCAGCAAGTGCAACTCCGCTATCCCCAGCCAAGCGCACCCCCCCTCTGCCATGAGCGACTCTACTTTCCGCTACCCTGACTCTTGGTGGCAGTCGGCAGAGGGGGTGAAGGAGGAGACGCTCCAGCTCGACCTGGAGACGGAGTTCCTCCTCACCCATCTCATCCTGGTGTTCCGCTCACCCCGCCCCGCTGCAATGGTGCTGGAGCGTTCGCAAGACCACGGGCACACATGGAGGGCCAGCAGGTATTTTGCCAGGGACTGTGAGGAGGCGTTTGGCCTGTCAGAGGGGTCGCCAATCGGGGAGAGTGGCGCAACTTGCACCTCCAAGTATTCAGGAGCTTCCCCTTGCACCAGAGGAGAG GTGATCTATCGAGCTTTGTCGCCCTGGCACTCAGTGGATCCGTATGGACCAGCTGCCCAGGACCAGCTCATGATCACCAACCTCAGAGTCCGTCTGCTGCAGCGCCAGCAGTGTCCCTGCAAGGCCAAACATCCTGGTGCCGCTGTCCTCCCCACAGATCACTATGCCATCTATGATTTTATTGTCAAAGGCAGTTGCCTTTGCAATGGTCATGCTGACAACTGTTTACCAGCCGGGGGCTACCAATCCAGCCAACAGAAGACTGACAACATG GTCCATGGCAAGTGCGTCTGCAGACACAACACAGCAGGTGACCACTGCGAGCGCTGTGCACCTCTCTACAATGACCAACCCTGGCAGGCTGCCAATGGCATCATAGGAACACCGCATGAGTGCCAGA AGTGCAAGTGTAATGGTCATGCCAAGAGCTGTCACTTTAGTCGTGAATGGTGGCTGGCAACAGGACGGCAGAGTGGTGGGGTGTGTGACAACTGCCGCCACAACACAGAGGGCCGTCACTGCCAGAACTGTAAGAAAGGCTTCTTTAGAGACCCCAGCCAACCAAAAACGGCCCCTGACTCCTGCAAAG CCTGTTCCTGTCACCCTGTAGGCTCCGTACTCTCAGGAGGTAGCACGCTCTGTAACCCTAGCAGTGGGGAGTGCACTTGTAAGCCCGGTGTCGGAGGCCCCAGCTGTGACAGCTGCATGCTGGGATACTGGGGGCTTCATGAATACGGCTGCCGTCCATGTGACTGCACAGGGGACTGTGACCCCTACACCGGTGACTGCATTTCTGG CTCAGATGTGGAGGTCTTCTATACAGCCGCCGGCCACATGGGACACAGCAGCAATAATAGTGAGACGGCACTCTTTAGGGCAGAGGAGCTTTTCTCTGCACTGCACCACTCTG tgAAATGCAAGTGTGTAGAAGTAACCCTTGGCAGCCCTAAACTCTTCTGTGCTGCGGAGTATGACTATG TGCTGGTTGTGAAGGTAATGTCAGCTCACGATAAAGGCTCCCATGCAGAGGTAGAGGTTAAAGTCAAGAAGGTCTTGTACCAGAAGCCTCAGATGAAGATCCAGAGGGGAAGCGTCACCCTTTACCCAGAGTCTTGGACCACCCAGGGCTGTACCTGTCCTATCCTCAATCCAG GATCTGAGTATGTAGTGGCTGGTCATGAGGACTGGAAGACCGGCCGTCTGATGATCAACACCAAGAGCCTGGTTAAACCATGGAAGTCAACCCTGGGACGCAAAATCCTCCACATCCTAGGAAAAGACTGTGGCCGCTGGTAG